The genome window GTGCGATGCAGCCGGCCGATCCGGGCATGAGCGGCCCCCCCCTTGGCGGGAAGATCCAGCCGCCACGCCAGATGCAGCATCTCGGCAAAATGTGCCAGGGCCTCGCGGGTTCGTCCCAACCGCGCTGCCACGTCACCCAGCTGGTGAAGAGCATCCATCTTGTAAACGGAGTCCGCCATGTCGAGCAGGCGAACCCCCTTCAAGTAAAGAGTGCGCGCTTGCTCGAGACGACCTTCCTCGCGCATGCGGTCGGCCGCGGCCACGAAGCACTCACCTGCCCGTCGCCCGTCGCCCCCTGCCTCGTAGAGTGTGCCCAGCCACTCGAAGCGGTCCGGCCGGGCATCCAGCAGCATCCGCCCTTCAATCCACTGGGCCGCAAACAGCCGGCGGCGACGCATGAGCTCGGGATCCACAGACCCGTAAAGGATCTCGCGGTCCCCCGGAATGGCGAAGCTCCATTCGGTCTCCCCCGCCAGCCGAGGCTCGGCGAGCCGCTCGAGGTGTCCGCGCGCCTCGAGCATGACCAGTATCTGGCGGGTGTGCTCGATGTTTGGATCCGGAGCGAACACGGTCGTGGGATCCGGTGGCACACCGCCCAATCGTCCGAGTGCGATCACGCCGCCGGTGGTGAACGAATGGCCAAACGCTGCGCCACGAGCCAACAGGTCACGTTCGGCAGGCGAGAGCGCGGCCACGCGAGAAAACGCGATCTGCTCCGGTGACAAATCGATCGGGCTCGCGCCCGTTTCTTCCACGTCGAGCCTCCAGGTGCCCTGCCCGGCCGCCTGCGTGAGGAACCCCCGTCGCCAATATCCATCGAGCAACCGCAAGACCGTACGAGGGTTGCCCCCACTTTCGTCCTCGATGCGATCGAGGAGCCGCGGGTCTGCGGGGCCCGAGAGCGCCGAGTTGACCAAAACGGCAACTTGCGCGGGCTCTAAGGGCGCCATGTCCAGCCGCACGTGGCTGCCTCCTGAACGCCCCCACTCGGGATGCCGCACGTAGAGCTCGGGACGGGCCGTGCAAATGATGACGAGGGGCGCTTCGCCGAGCTCATTGCAAAGGCGTGCGAGAAGGTCGAGGGAGGCCTCGTCTGCGACATCCAAATCCTCGAACGCCACCACTAGAGGCGTGATGCGCGCGTCCTCCTCGAGGAAGCGGCACAACACGGCTCGCGCGACGTCCGCGTACGACTCTGGCTTTCCTGCCAAGGCATGAAGCAGAGGGCTTTCGGGCAGCTCGAAGCCGAGGAAAGGCGCCAAAAAAGCGGCCACCTCCGCAACCCGGCGGTCACCGAAAACGGACTGGAGCTCGCCCCGAAACAGCTCCATGGCAGTTTGCCGTCCCATCTCGCGGGTGAGGCCAAGACGCATGCG of Myxococcales bacterium contains these proteins:
- a CDS encoding tetratricopeptide repeat protein — its product is MRDDALDVTRIEPLPLAEMELPFVARPTEWRALETALERAVRFEAPQMVTVSGPLGIGKSRLLQAWLDDVTQRSVFRVVRAGRREATVAAKHTPERFAWWGAFLRMRLGLTREMGRQTAMELFRGELQSVFGDRRVAEVAAFLAPFLGFELPESPLLHALAGKPESYADVARAVLCRFLEEDARITPLVVAFEDLDVADEASLDLLARLCNELGEAPLVIICTARPELYVRHPEWGRSGGSHVRLDMAPLEPAQVAVLVNSALSGPADPRLLDRIEDESGGNPRTVLRLLDGYWRRGFLTQAAGQGTWRLDVEETGASPIDLSPEQIAFSRVAALSPAERDLLARGAAFGHSFTTGGVIALGRLGGVPPDPTTVFAPDPNIEHTRQILVMLEARGHLERLAEPRLAGETEWSFAIPGDREILYGSVDPELMRRRRLFAAQWIEGRMLLDARPDRFEWLGTLYEAGGDGRRAGECFVAAADRMREEGRLEQARTLYLKGVRLLDMADSVYKMDALHQLGDVAARLGRTREALAHFAEMLHLAWRLDLPAKGGAAHARIGRLHRTLGNYRLALRHLELARLLFELAGDLPGVAASQDDVGRVHMLTGDVHTAMAWHRKALALRDELGDHRGKALTLSWLGLCEVQRGDLLAAEACFKVSLDVSRSEGDPRGVAFALMDQAAVQRELGRPDRARALLEEAREVVRQLADPLTEAHLGIQIGECLLLVAWPKQAELEFEAARKLADRFGTKRLVSQAERGLAEVKLAMMDVLSARDHAEAALTVAEAIGVPSLVGAALRTMAEAMMAGAPGDPDRGGAREIFDRAIEVLSDRGAELELGRTLRAYAAFEHKMGRRDVAGDLREQAEGIRARAWASDKFEAFAT